A stretch of Myroides oncorhynchi DNA encodes these proteins:
- a CDS encoding MATE family efflux transporter: MNLSVYYKEFGYNIRLAYPIILAMLGHTVVGVIDNILVGKIGATELAAASLANSFVFIGISLGVGFSTALTPLVAHSDAAKDVNEGRSVFVNGLFLCTTVGLILFALIYFCKPLLIYMGQPEEVVTLARPFLDIVALSLIPLVMYQAYKQFADGKSKTKNAMYATLITNITNLVLSYSLIHGVWLFPKMGMLGAAYGTLIARIVMLIYMHFALHKQDIFKPFMSDIKFSEVKKAMITRITKIGIPSGMMSFFEVALFVGAVWLSGMIGTEAQAANQIALSMSSMTFMFASGLSVAAMIRVGNQRGLKDYVQLRVVARSIILMAILIYTVFALLFVLFHNYIPMLFLDNKNIESAVMNQEVIKLAGKLLLVAAVFQISDCIQVVTLGALRGLQDVNMPMIITFVSYWIVGFPVSIYLGLYTSVGAAGIWIGLLAGLTMAAVCLYWRFHKLSNKLINNN; encoded by the coding sequence ATGAATTTATCAGTATATTATAAAGAATTCGGATATAACATACGATTAGCATACCCTATTATATTAGCCATGTTAGGTCACACGGTAGTGGGAGTAATTGACAATATATTAGTTGGAAAAATAGGTGCAACAGAATTAGCGGCAGCGTCTTTAGCCAATAGTTTTGTCTTTATAGGTATTTCTTTAGGAGTCGGATTCTCAACAGCTTTAACACCTCTAGTGGCACATAGTGATGCCGCAAAAGATGTTAATGAAGGTCGTTCAGTATTTGTCAATGGGTTGTTTTTATGTACTACTGTTGGGTTAATTTTGTTTGCTCTTATCTATTTTTGCAAGCCACTATTAATTTATATGGGACAGCCAGAAGAGGTAGTTACACTAGCTAGACCTTTCTTAGATATAGTTGCATTATCTTTAATTCCATTGGTAATGTATCAAGCGTATAAGCAGTTTGCAGACGGTAAGTCAAAGACTAAAAATGCAATGTATGCTACCTTAATTACTAATATAACAAATCTTGTATTGAGTTATTCTTTGATACACGGTGTGTGGTTATTCCCCAAAATGGGGATGTTAGGTGCTGCTTATGGTACACTTATTGCCCGTATTGTTATGTTAATATATATGCACTTTGCTTTGCATAAACAGGATATATTTAAGCCTTTTATGAGCGATATAAAGTTTAGTGAGGTAAAGAAGGCTATGATTACTAGGATTACTAAGATTGGTATCCCTTCAGGAATGATGAGTTTCTTTGAAGTTGCTTTATTTGTTGGTGCCGTTTGGTTATCAGGAATGATAGGTACAGAAGCTCAAGCAGCTAATCAAATAGCGCTTAGTATGTCATCTATGACATTTATGTTTGCTAGTGGATTAAGTGTAGCAGCGATGATTAGAGTAGGAAATCAAAGAGGATTAAAGGATTATGTGCAATTAAGAGTGGTAGCACGTTCTATTATTTTGATGGCAATATTGATTTACACTGTTTTTGCACTTCTCTTTGTCTTATTCCACAACTACATTCCGATGTTGTTTTTAGATAATAAAAACATCGAAAGTGCTGTAATGAATCAAGAAGTGATTAAATTAGCAGGCAAATTACTATTAGTAGCCGCTGTATTCCAAATATCAGATTGTATTCAAGTAGTGACATTAGGTGCATTGAGAGGTCTTCAAGATGTAAATATGCCGATGATTATTACTTTTGTATCATATTGGATTGTAGGTTTCCCTGTGTCAATATATTTAGGACTATACACAAGTGTAGGGGCAGCAGGAATCTGGATAGGGCTATTAGCAGGATTGACAATGGCAGCAGTTTGTCTTTATTGGCGTTTTCATAAACTGTCAAACAAATTAATAAATAATAATTAG
- the meaB gene encoding methylmalonyl Co-A mutase-associated GTPase MeaB, with the protein MLQHNHNKSALTENQGIEQPNTTDRSAIAKFQERRRQKISTAEIINRIINNDKVALSQGITLIESLNPEHHAQAEEIVQGCLPYANKSIRIGITGVPGVGKSTFIEAFGLLLTQLGKKVAVLAIDPSSSITKGSILGDKTRMEELVKEENAFIRPSASGDSLGGVARKTRESIILCEACGFDTILVETVGVGQSETAVQSMVDFFLLLGLAGAGDELQGIKRGIMEMADAVIINKADGENVKKAHMAKLDYNRALHLFPRKPSDWSPKVSTCSAIENTGIQEIWNIITQYIELTKDNRYFDLHRKEQNQYWMMETINENILMNFHNHPEVKAMLVENKKAVQNSELSPFAAAHKILDLYFKSDDSSKL; encoded by the coding sequence ATGTTACAGCATAATCATAATAAATCAGCGTTAACTGAAAACCAAGGTATAGAGCAACCTAATACTACGGATAGAAGTGCTATTGCTAAGTTTCAAGAAAGACGCAGACAAAAAATATCGACAGCTGAAATTATTAATAGAATAATAAACAATGATAAAGTAGCCTTGAGTCAAGGGATTACTTTAATAGAAAGCTTAAATCCTGAACACCATGCTCAAGCAGAAGAAATAGTACAAGGGTGTCTACCTTATGCCAACAAATCTATCCGCATTGGTATCACTGGAGTGCCTGGAGTTGGAAAAAGCACCTTCATAGAAGCATTTGGACTTCTACTTACTCAACTAGGAAAGAAAGTGGCAGTATTAGCTATCGACCCTAGTAGCAGTATCACAAAAGGAAGCATCCTAGGTGATAAAACACGAATGGAAGAATTAGTAAAAGAAGAAAATGCTTTTATACGTCCATCAGCATCAGGAGATAGTTTAGGAGGTGTAGCTAGAAAAACAAGAGAGAGTATTATATTATGTGAAGCCTGTGGTTTTGATACTATTTTGGTAGAGACAGTAGGTGTTGGTCAGAGTGAAACCGCTGTACAGAGTATGGTTGACTTCTTTCTGCTATTAGGTTTGGCTGGTGCAGGTGATGAACTACAAGGGATCAAAAGAGGAATAATGGAAATGGCAGATGCTGTAATTATCAACAAAGCGGATGGTGAGAATGTCAAAAAAGCACATATGGCTAAACTTGATTATAACCGAGCGTTACATCTATTTCCTAGAAAACCATCAGACTGGAGTCCCAAAGTAAGTACCTGTAGCGCTATCGAAAATACTGGTATCCAAGAAATTTGGAATATCATCACACAATACATTGAATTGACAAAAGACAATAGATATTTTGATTTACATCGCAAAGAACAGAATCAATATTGGATGATGGAAACTATCAATGAGAATATATTAATGAACTTCCATAACCATCCTGAAGTAAAAGCAATGCTAGTAGAAAACAAAAAAGCAGTGCAAAATAGTGAGTTATCACCTTTTGCAGCTGCTCATAAAATATTGGATCTTTATTTCAAATCAGACGATTCAAGTAAATTATAA
- a CDS encoding MFS transporter, giving the protein MNTKIFAPKTLVNKINELTVNQKTVYPILLAISFGHLCNDFLQAIVPAVYPLLKTNYNLTFAQIGMITFCYQVSSSLLQPLVGTYTDKHPKPYSQMIGMLCSMFGVILLSYAPSYAMVLCAVVLIGIGSSIFHPESSRVSYVASGGKRSLAQSIFQIGGNTGTALAPLLVAWIVLPKGQQHLLWFLVVGIVAQFIYAFIGGWYKDVLKNQVGKTKKAIRIPELSKLRVWISIAVLLLLIFSKYFYVASISSYFQFYTMQKFGLSEVQAQVHLFYFLLAVAAGTLIGGFFGDKVGRKYIIWFSVLGVAPFTLMLPYASLEWTGILIVIIGLILSSAFPSILVYAQELLPRKIGMVSGLFYGFAFGMGGLGSAVLGWWADHTSIEHIYVICAYLPLIGIIAAFLPNMKKIKFREEE; this is encoded by the coding sequence ATGAATACTAAAATTTTTGCACCCAAAACATTAGTAAACAAAATCAATGAACTAACAGTAAATCAAAAAACAGTCTATCCAATACTGCTTGCAATTAGTTTTGGACACTTATGTAATGATTTTCTACAAGCAATAGTTCCAGCGGTTTATCCGTTGCTTAAGACTAATTATAATTTGACTTTTGCGCAAATAGGAATGATTACTTTCTGTTATCAAGTTTCTTCTTCTTTGCTTCAACCTTTAGTAGGTACCTATACAGATAAGCACCCTAAACCTTATTCTCAAATGATAGGAATGCTATGCTCTATGTTTGGAGTTATCTTATTAAGTTATGCGCCTAGTTATGCGATGGTACTCTGCGCAGTGGTATTAATAGGTATAGGATCATCTATCTTTCATCCAGAGTCATCTAGAGTCTCTTATGTAGCATCAGGTGGTAAACGAAGTCTGGCTCAGTCCATCTTTCAAATAGGAGGAAATACTGGAACGGCATTAGCTCCTTTATTAGTTGCGTGGATAGTATTACCTAAAGGACAACAACATCTATTGTGGTTTTTAGTGGTCGGAATTGTAGCCCAATTTATATATGCTTTTATTGGGGGATGGTATAAAGACGTTTTAAAAAATCAAGTAGGAAAGACCAAAAAAGCTATTCGTATACCTGAGCTGTCTAAGCTGAGAGTATGGATATCTATTGCTGTATTGTTGTTGCTCATTTTCTCTAAATATTTCTATGTAGCTAGTATTTCTAGTTATTTCCAATTTTATACAATGCAGAAGTTTGGACTAAGTGAAGTACAGGCACAAGTACATTTGTTCTATTTCTTATTAGCTGTGGCTGCAGGAACGTTGATAGGAGGTTTCTTTGGAGATAAAGTAGGACGTAAGTACATTATCTGGTTCTCAGTATTAGGAGTGGCTCCTTTTACACTAATGCTACCTTATGCGTCGTTAGAGTGGACAGGAATACTAATCGTAATTATAGGACTAATTTTATCATCTGCATTTCCTTCTATATTAGTATATGCGCAAGAGTTATTACCTCGAAAGATAGGTATGGTATCTGGTCTATTCTATGGTTTTGCCTTTGGTATGGGAGGATTAGGTTCTGCTGTATTAGGTTGGTGGGCAGATCATACATCAATAGAACATATCTATGTAATCTGTGCTTACCTTCCATTAATTGGTATCATAGCTGCTTTCTTACCTAATATGAAGAAAATTAAGTTTAGAGAAGAGGAGTAA
- the mgtE gene encoding magnesium transporter encodes MTFKDMHPADIAEAITEMKRTERNLAFLKLSPDLKVEVFSFLDINIQEEIVRSMTQEDYADVLNNLEPDDRTELLEDFPDELIKYSINLLNDKEKQIALNLIGYKEDSIARLMTPLYIQTKANRTVRQVLDHIKVYGKKAETLNYIYVVDDHNKLIDDLKLGELVLADENTLISDLIDNTFVSITSTTKTENAFDIFEKYDRSALPIITESGVLVGIVTFDDILDAIKDRDTEDIQKFGGMEELDLSYTQTPLFELVRKRAGWLIILFLGEMLTASAMGHFEGEIEKAVVLALFVPLIISSGGNSGSQAASLIIRAMALGELKISDWWYVMRKELASGVMLGGILGVIGFIRIFIWQEANIYDYGEHWVYVGLSVSVSLLLIVLWGTLSGSLIPFVLRKFGMDPATASAPFVATLVDVSGLIIYFSIAAMFLSGKIL; translated from the coding sequence ATGACTTTTAAAGATATGCACCCAGCAGATATTGCTGAAGCTATTACAGAGATGAAAAGAACTGAAAGAAACCTTGCATTTCTAAAGCTTTCACCTGACTTAAAAGTTGAAGTATTCTCCTTTTTAGACATTAATATTCAAGAGGAAATAGTACGCAGTATGACTCAAGAAGATTATGCTGATGTATTAAACAACCTTGAACCTGATGACCGTACGGAGCTTTTAGAAGATTTTCCTGATGAGCTAATCAAATATTCTATCAACCTACTTAACGATAAAGAGAAACAAATAGCATTAAACTTAATAGGTTATAAAGAAGATAGTATTGCTAGGCTAATGACTCCTTTATATATCCAAACCAAAGCTAACAGAACAGTTAGACAGGTTTTAGACCATATAAAAGTCTATGGAAAGAAAGCTGAAACATTAAATTACATCTATGTAGTAGATGACCACAATAAGCTAATCGATGACCTAAAATTAGGAGAACTAGTATTAGCTGATGAGAATACATTAATCTCAGATTTAATAGACAATACCTTTGTCTCTATCACCAGCACAACTAAGACAGAAAATGCTTTTGATATATTCGAAAAATATGATCGCTCTGCATTGCCTATTATCACAGAAAGTGGTGTACTAGTAGGTATTGTGACCTTCGATGACATCTTAGACGCTATTAAAGATAGAGATACTGAAGATATCCAGAAGTTCGGAGGGATGGAAGAGTTAGACCTATCATATACTCAGACCCCCTTATTCGAACTAGTTCGCAAAAGAGCAGGTTGGTTAATTATTCTATTCTTAGGAGAAATGCTAACAGCTTCTGCGATGGGACACTTCGAAGGAGAAATAGAAAAGGCAGTAGTATTAGCTCTATTTGTTCCTTTAATTATCTCAAGTGGTGGTAACTCAGGATCACAGGCAGCGTCACTTATCATCCGTGCAATGGCACTAGGTGAATTAAAAATAAGCGATTGGTGGTATGTAATGCGCAAAGAATTGGCTTCAGGGGTAATGCTTGGAGGTATTCTTGGTGTTATCGGTTTTATACGAATCTTTATCTGGCAAGAAGCCAATATATATGATTATGGAGAGCACTGGGTATATGTAGGATTGAGCGTTTCTGTATCCTTACTTTTAATTGTATTATGGGGAACCTTATCTGGATCATTAATCCCATTTGTCTTGAGAAAATTTGGTATGGATCCCGCTACAGCATCAGCACCATTTGTAGCTACTTTAGTAGACGTTTCTGGATTGATTATCTACTTTTCAATTGCAGCAATGTTCTTATCTGGAAAGATATTATAA